A window of Daucus carota subsp. sativus chromosome 2, DH1 v3.0, whole genome shotgun sequence genomic DNA:
tagattcattccagactcgtttgaaatttgaaacaacttgtagcttcatttttggttgtttgaaattggaatcaacttgtagtattatttttgactcgtttgagcttgtaaaccacttagagcttgattattgactacattaaagttggaaacaacttgcagcttaattccagactcatttgaagttgaaaacaacttgtagcttcatttttggttgtttgaaatttgaatcgacttgtactttcattcttgactcgtttgagcccgaaaacaacttgtagcttcattattgactagattgaagttggaaacaacttgcagcttaataacagtctcatttgaagttgaaaacaacttgtagtttcatttttggttgtttgaaattggaattaacttgtagtttcattcttgactcgtttgagcttgaaaccaacttgtagctttattattgactagattgaagttggaaacaacttgtagcttcattccagactcgtttgaagttgaaaacaacttgtagcttcatttttggttgtttgaaattggaatcaacttgtagtttcatttttgactcgtttgagcttgaaatcaacttgtagctttattattgactagaatgaagttggaaacaacttgtagcttcattccagactcgtttgaaactaaaaattacttttatcttcattttcggctgtttgaaattggaatcaacttgtagtttcattcttgactcgtttgtgcatggaaacaatttttagcttcattatcgactagattgaagttggaaacaacttgtagattcattccagactcgtctgaagttgaaaacaacttgtaacttcattttcggttgtttgaaattggaatcaacttgtagtttcattcttgactcgtttgagcttgaaaacaacttgtagctttattattgactagattgaagtcggaaacaacttgtagctgcattccagacttgattgaaactgaaaattacttgtagcttcattttcggttgtttgaaattggaatcaacttgtagtttcattcttgactcgtttgtgcacagaaacaatttttagcttcattatcgactggattgaagttggaaacaacttgtagattcattcccgactcgtttgaagttgaaaacaacttgtagcttcattttcggttgtttgaaattggaatcaccttgtagtttcattcttgactcgttagtgcacggaaacaatttttacctTCATTGtcacttagattgaagttggaaacaacttgtagattcattccagactcgtttgaagtttgaaacaacttgtagcttcatttttggttgtttgaaatttgaatccaCTTCTAGTATTATTTTCGACTCGTtcgagcttgtaaaccacttagagcttcattattgactacattgaagttggaaacaacttgcagcttaattccagactcatttgaagttgaaaacaacttgtagtttcattttcggttgtttgaaattggaatcaacttgtagtttcattcttgactcgtttgtgcacagaaacaatttttagcttcattatcgactagattgaagttggaaacaacttgtggattcattccagactcgtttgaagttgaaaacaacttgtagcttcattttcggttgtttgaaattggaatcaacttgtagtttctttcttgactcgtttgtgcacggaaacaatttttagcttcattatcgactagattgaagttggaaacaacttgtagattcattccagactcgtttgaggtttgaaacaacttgtagcttcatttttggttgtttgaaattggaatcaacttgtagtattatttttgactcgtttgagcttgtaaaccacttggagcttcattattgactacattgaagttggaaacaacttgcagcataattctagactcatttgaagttgaaaacaacttgggggccgtttgggcaagcttaaaaaaagtaattctatgcttaaagtaaagaagtggattagaagtgagaagtaaataagttgataaagtgtttgaaaaagaagtaaaagctgtgagagagaagttagtattctcaaattttaaaagtgcttctacttctttacacaaacgggtcaagaaaagcagaagctagAAGCGGCTTCCACTTCCTTTAAACAAACACcctcttgtagtttcatttttggttgtttgaaattggaatcaacttgtagtttcattcttgactcgtttgaccttgaaaacaacttgtagctttattattgactagattgaagttggaaacaacttgtagcttcattccagactcgtttgaaacaaaaaattacttgtagtttcatttttggttgtttgaaattggaatccaattgtagtattatttttgattcgtttgagcttgtaaaccatttggagcttcattattgactagattgaggttggaaacaacttgcagcttaattacagcctcatttgaagttgaaaacaacttgtagtttcatttttggttgtttgaaattggaattaacttgtagttccattcttgactcgtttgagcttgaaaacaacttgtagctttattattgactagattgaagtcggaaacaacttgtagcttcattccagactcgtttgaaacaaaaaattacttgtagcttcatttttggttgtttgaaattggaatcaaattgtagtattatttttgattcgtttgagcttgtaaaccatttggaccttcattattgactagattgaagttggaaacaacttgcagcttaattacagcctcatttgaagttgaaaacaacttgtagtttcattttgggttgtttgaaatcatgGTGGCTTAAAGCTTGGGCAAAGGAGTGGTCTTGAGGAGGTGTAATGCCCCCATTGTCAAGCCACACCCTTGAAGCTCACTCATTCGGTAATGACTCTAAGGAGCCGAATGAAACCCCTTTTGTAAAATGGTTTCTTGACAAAATAAAGCCTTGCATGTCATGTTTAAAGAGTCCTTAATCTGTTATATAATGTTTTACAAAGCCTTGATacttgcatgttatgatttgtGCAAAAGATTTGAAGTTAAGTGCTTTTatgtcatgattttcatagtataaagtgtatactgattttgtcacttttaaactggtttttgatcaatgcatgcctcggtttttgACATGAAATGTTAGTATAAGATATgccatgattagtcatgttcagttttgatgtattatgtgattttatatggatTATGAGTTCGAAATCATGCTTAAAAATGCTGAAAACCAATCTGCTTTGTTCTGCTGAGATTTTGTTGCTTCGATAATGTGATTTTGAGGCTTTatttgtgttgtaatttcttgtataaggcTATACAGTAGTTGTATATAGATTATAGAGTAGAGCTGTTAGCTTGGTTGTGgttgaatggtgttaagatgggtgataaggtggaaggaggcacacactagcactgCACAGAATTTTTGCACATAGAAACTAGGAGTTTTGGTGTTAATATGGTTGGGTTTGCTTGTCCCTAGTGTCCAGGAGTTGAGAGTGAGCTTAGTCATGATTCCAGTAGCCTTAAATCACCAAAGCCCCTGCATTTAGATAGGTATACATACccaaaacagtagataccccaaaacagggcagaattgagtaatctgtgttcttgtgaggttttcaccttgtcatgagtgaggccttcatggggccttggcttaactgagcttagtgaacccttaggaagcctaaAAAACTATTAGAACCCAAAACTTagtgagaaaacagagtttaaaatcagaaaagacaaggcagttgggaaacagggtagttttcagcagtgtcaactttgtgtaataacctgggaagtttcagatggggccttggagtgaaaccaagtctgagagATAGATTTAAGAGTTGGGAATCCGTGGAAATTGGGTTTGTAGGAATTCACTTAGTACACATCAAGttatctcagttaggatgcaggtagtgcagagaggttGCAACAGAGAACCTCACTGTGCCCTTCGAACATTTTAAAGCAAATAAAGTGAGGCCTTTGTGTTGTATCAATTGCACAAGTAAGTTTAGAGTCTTAGCAACCTATTAGGAGtaaattagagtgaaggccctagtGAGAGCACTTTATTTTCACTAAGTAACCGAGAGCAACCTTAGAGAGccattggagagttgtaagtgcaactcttgcatgattgtcaagggtataagATCTGAGTTTTTGCAAGCACTTTTAGAATTGAGATAAGGTCAGTATGGGGAGTTTATAAGTTTAGAGATAAGCCTTTATGTGCtacttgcttatgtgtttaggagtttaagtatatagtatatgatatatagatataataaACCATGCCATGTCATTATGTGAGTATGTgaattatgtgattatgtgaattatgtgactatgtggagtatgtgattacatgattatgttaattgtcTAAATAATCATGTATATCTATAGTTAAGTACgtgtaatgattttttatatcgATAGTTATGTAATAATAGAAGTATTAGGATACGTAACTAGAGAATAGGCGcgtgtaatataaattagacttaaagtgccatttagtgacgaggttaatattatgtgtaggttccgaggcgaaaggaaaagctcgtaccatcaagattgaataatctcagaatcttgcaaaggcaagttactacatccttttacaattgttgcaaatatatggGTACCCGTGACTCGTAAatccttatgaatatttagttgcaATAATCACCATGCCTGTTATATTCGCAAATACCTTGATATAGAATTCCAATCATACTAGTACCTTCCTTTCAAATATATCCTTACACTTGTACCCAAAATGTTAGATTCCCTATTAAAAACTTCCAATAACACCATGATacgtatactttcataaataccgaataacacttgatagaattgatcttcttttgactttggaacttaccccccttaagtccaatatgcgttTGACACATCATTAGTGAATTTGAATCCCTttgccatatttcaataaaatgagATTAAACAttttccggcatccatgttataaatcaatgaatattataaaatgttttctttagtgatttggactagacgcaagtcctCTTCACATTTTATTAGGCTCACatatagcctagggatcccattatatttgagaacccagcgcggttcgggattacttcgcggctgatcaccggctgtaatccgtagcgtcctaaaatgaattttgatgatatgattataacatgttgccatattgccatGATGCCATGATTCTTATACCGTGATTATTTATCTGTTTTGCCATGCCTATTCTTTATATTACCATGATTCTTAGAAACtgctttatcatttattcttgAGTTGGCTTCGAATACCCTGGATACTATTATAATGCCATGTGTTTAGGGCTGTTGgtacttgctgagcgtctttgctcatgttctcgtatttaaccccttttacagctagcaaATAAGGTACGCACGAAGCAAACTGCACGTAAGTCGACCACTGGCTACGCCGAGAACTGTTTGAGGGCGAAggtagttatatattatataagcggctttcgctattatattttgtactagttagatgggctAATCCACACTCTGAACTTTTAAGATCTTTTGGGACTGTATTTCACTCTTTTGAGATTTGTAATTACTCTTTGGACTTGTATTTGACTTAGCATTATCTTTTGGGGATTTATATTATGTAATCTTAAATTCCGGATTTAATATTATGTcacttgttcatattatatcaattattgtgtgtgtgttggtttggggtgtgacaggaatcaacttgtagtttcattcttgactcgtttgtgcatggaaacaatttttagcttcattatcgactagattgaagttggaaacaacttgtagattcattccatactcgtttgaagttgaaaacaacttgtagcttcatttttggttgtttgaaatgtgaTTCAACTTATactttcattcctgactcgtttgagcccgaaaacaacttgtagcttcattattgactagactgaagttggaaacaatttgtagtttaaatttcagactcgtttgaaattgaaaacaacttgtagcttcatttttggttgtttgaaattggaatcaacttgtagtattatttttgtctcgtttgagcttgtaaaccacttagagcttcattattgactacattgaagttggaaacaacttgcagcttaattccagactcatttgaagatgaaaacaacttgtactttcatttttggttgtttgaaattggaatcaacttgtagttttattgttgactcgtttgagcttgaaaacaacttgtagctttattattgactagattgaagttggaaacaacttgtaacttcattccagactcgtttgaaacagaaatttacctgtagcttcattttcggttgtttgaaattggaatcaacttgtagtttcattcttgactcgtttgtgcatggaaacaatttttagcttcattatcgactagattgaagttggaaacaacttgtagattcattccagactcgtttgaagttgaaaacaacttgtagcttcattttcggttgtttgaaattggaatcaacttgtagtttcattcttgactcgtttgagcttgaaaacaacgtgtagctttattattgactagattgaagtcggaaacaacttgtagcttcattccagactcgtttgaaactgaaaattacttttagcttcattttcggttgtttgaaattggaatcaacttctagtttcattcttgactcgtttgtgcacagaaacaatttttagcttcattatcgactagattgaagttggaaacaacttgtagattcattccagactcgtttgaagttgaaaacaacttgtagcttcatttttagttatttgaaatttgaaacaacttgtactttcattcttgactcgtttgagcttgaaatcaacttgtagctttattattgactagattgaagttggaaacaacttgtagcttcattccagactcgtttgaaactaaaaattaattttactttcattttcggctgtttgaaattggaatcgacttgtagtttcattcttgactcgtttgtgcatggaaacaatttttagattcattatcgactagattgaagttggaaacaacttgtagattcattccagactcgtttgaagttgaaaacaacttgtagcttcatttttttttgtttgaaatttgaatcaacttgtactttcattcttgactcgtttgagcccgaaaacaacttgtagcttcattattgactagactgaagttggaaacaatttgtagtttaattccagactcgtttgagattgaaaacaacttgtagcttcatttttggttgtttgaaattggaatcaacttgtagtattatttttgtctcgtttgagcttgtaaaccacttagagcttcattattgactacattgaagttggaaacaacttgcagcttaattccagactcatttgaagatgaaaacaacttgtactttcatttttggttgtttgaaattggaatcaacttgtagttttattgttgactcgtttgagcttaaaaacaacttgtagctttattattgactagattgaagttggaaacaacttgtaactttattccagactcgtttgaaacagaaaattacctatagcttcattttcggttgtttgaaattggaatgaacttgtagtttcattcttgactcgtttgtgcacggaaacaatttttagcttcattatcaactagattgaagttggaaacaacttgtagattcattccagactcgtttgaagtttgaaacaacttgtagcttcatttttggttgtttgaaattggaatcaacttgtagtattatttttgactcgtttgagcttgtaaaccacttggagtttcattattgactacattgaagttggaaacaactttttttttgctaaatgaaaattggattaaaagaaaaaaaaagaaattacacGTCTAGGGGCATTCCCCGCGATAAAATGACTAAAATAGTCAACAGCATAAGACTAGAACTAGTCAGACAACTAGCCTAAACTAGACTAACtaactaataaaattaattagtaCAGAATATGGCTTATGGAAGGATCTCTGGATAATTCCCTACAGAAATCATTACAAGTACATAATTTTTCGCGCACCATACGCTTAACTAAATTTATAAGCTGAGCAACAGGCACATTTCCTTTACCATGGACTCTACTGGTTCTCTCTCTCCAGATTAAATAAATTGCAGCTGTGGTATAAAGAAAAACGAAGTTCTTCTGGAAAGAAGATTTCGGTTCACCAAAGAAGTCACCCTGCATCCATCTTCTCCAATTAAGAACAGGACTGAAAGGACATGCACGTAGAATCAAATAAGAGTACGGGCACTGGGAGAATAAATGTTCAGTGTCTTCGTCGCAACTCAAACATAAGACACATTTGGGATCAGTATTCATATGGAATAACAGCATGCGATCCTTTGTTAGAAGTCTCTCACGACAAGCCAGCCAAGAGATGAAAGAGCATGCTGGAATGTGGAACCTATTCCAAATAAGAGGAAGCCAGCCTTCTGGAGTCCCTCTTCGCCTAATAGAATCCCAAATTACATTCAAATTAACAGGGTGTACACCATTACAGAACATAATATCAATAGCACCAATCTGCCGAGCGAATAACAAACTCCTAAAATGCACAGCGCGGAGATCATTTGAAGTGGCAACAGACCACTGACCATTGGAGATTATACTCCCAACAGTGGCAGAAGAAGAGGACTCCATGACAGAAATGAAACCCTCTCCAAACTTCTGAATAAGGGGCTCATTGATAAGCCAAGGATCATGCCATAATTTGAACCCAGAATTTTCATTAAACGAAACTGAGATGAACTGCAAAGCCTCATAGCGAGCATTGAAAATCTTTCGAAGGTTCCAAGGACACTTATACGGAATCTTCGCTGTCCAGAACGCCTTATGCTTTAGTAAACAAGAGTGGACCCAAAGGATCCAAATAGAGGAGGGGTTTGGGTGAGATAATCTCCAGATTTGCAAAAAGATCGCAGATTTGTTCCAATCAAACAAGTCTCGAACACCTAGGCCTCCTTCCTCTTTTTTAAAACAACAATCAGCCCATGCCACATTATAATGGCATCTGCCCTCCAAGCTGCCACCCCACAAGAATTTACCTAGAATCGACTGAATGTGCTTAATCACACCCTTCGGCAGAAATAAGTATATTGAACAGTAGCCCTGAATTGCTTGAAGAacagattttatcaattgaagTCTCCCACTATATCGAAGAGTACGCACAACCCAGCCCTCAATTCTTTTACACAGCCGATGAATCAAAGGATCACATAAAGATGTAGTCAGTCGACTAGTAATCAGTGGAAGGCCTAAGTAGGTAATGGGAAGAGTGCCTTGAGCAAAGCCATAATCATTCATAGTAGACAGAACTAAGTCATCGGGCACATTACAAAAGAACGCCCGACATTTTTCTTTGTTTAGCTTTAATCCCGAGCAATCACAGAAGAGAGAAACCGTGTCGAGAAGGGTCATTATAGAGGCCTGTTCACCTTTACAGAAGACAAAGATGTCATCTGCGAAGATAACATGAGAAAGTTTAAGTTGCTTTGTACTCCAATGATGAACAAAAGAGTCACAATTCTGGAGCGTCGTGTTCAAATAGATAGTCAGAATTTCCATACTAAGCACGAACAAGTAAGGAGAGAGAGGGTCCCCCTGGCGGAGACCACTCTTGCACTGGAAATAACCCTCAAGAACTCCATTTATTTTTACTGAAAGCATACACCTCGAGATACATTTTTTAATCCACCTGATAAAAAATTCTGGGAACCTCATATTTTCCATAGCAGCAAAAAGAAAGTCCCAATTCAAGCTATCAAATGCCTTGTGAATATCCAGTTTAAAAGCGCATCTAGGAACACCATCTTGCCTATGATAATCCTTGCAAAGGGCTTGCACCAACATAATATTGTCTCCAATGAGTCTTTTCGGTACAAAAGCAGATTGGTTAATGGAGACTAACGAAGCAATAATCTTCTGAATTCTGCCCGCAAGAAGCTTGGCAATACATTTGTAAAGAGTATTACAACATGAGATGGGACGAAAATGTTTCATACGAGAGGGATTATCACACTTTTGCACCAGAGAAATTGCAGCAGAGTTGATAATACGAGGCAGTTCCAGAGTGTCAAAGAAGTACTTAATACCTCTTATCACATCGTCTCCAATAATACCCCAAGCTGCCAAGAAAAATTCCGGGGTCAATCCATCTGGTCCAGGACTTTTCTTTTTTCCCATACTTTTAAAAGCACTGAATATGTCATTACTGCTAAAAGAGGTGCAAAGAAAGCTCTGCTGAGAAGAGCTTAGCTGGGGTAAAGTGATATTCCAATCGAAAGGCTCATAGCAATTACTAGTACCCAGCAACTCTTTGAAATAATCGACAGCAGTAGAAGCAATATCCTCATGAGATGTCAAAGTGTTGCCCAATCTGTCTTCAAGCATAAGAATTTTATTAACATTCCATCGACTCTTGCAAGCTCTGTGAAAAAAAGAATTGTTTCCATCACCTAGCTCCAACCACTGAACCCTAgacttttgtttcaaaaaaatttcctCTGCAGAAAGAGCGCGCTGAAGATCAAGGCAGAGGCTCTCTTTAGTTTTAAACACATCTGGAGGAGCACTAAAGGACATTCCCTCTTGAAAGGAAGTAAGAGCATGTCGAGCCTGTATAACAGCTTCATGAAGGTTTCCGCAGGAATTGTGTAAACGCTTAAGGCCAGCTTTTACTCTTTTGATCTTCGTGGAGAGAACATACCAGGGTTCACCATGAGTAACAATATTCCATGCCTCCTCAACAGTGCTGAGAAAATCAGAATGCTGAATCACATGTTGGAAAATTTGAAAAGGCTTAAATACCTTTGGAGCCGAGATTCCCAGGTAAGTAATGGCTGGACAATGATCAGAAAGTCCTCTCGAAGGAAAGTGAGCAGTAGACATTGAGAAGAAGTTAATCCAAGAAGCATTCACGAGGACTCTGTCAAGCTTTCTCTGAGTTGCATTCGAGTGGTTGCAATCCCACCATGTAAAAAACTGACCAGAGTAGTTTAAATCAAATACATCAGCAGAGTCTGTGAAATCTCGAAATTCTCGAATATCAATCGAAAGACCCCCTGTCTACAGTAGATTCATGCATATTAAGATAGACATTGTAGTCTCCAGTAA
This region includes:
- the LOC135150335 gene encoding uncharacterized protein LOC135150335, yielding MSKFDSQGFAIDHDGECLEDNAWGGGPPIAITAAVFEEIFSGSGKDSALKSSHLEAEVTAEVPGGPSCAIPSSSGGVPLENITIEDYISSDEEPLSPKSAAELCANNTSTTIHAMMKTTKHERDALLHTKGKLAIVLDFFKLKGFSEETVFGEMGFKGPGFSNPARDEYGLPSLKGMAKFHVPKPFDETPHSENSSVKANIEVQKPDPFKDKMKEKLEDSPPTSQKSAEDQLPKSPPKPLWSSVVKKQPPIENLVFDYHPLKEGDSVVTPPVEVLKKGMEKFQLCLVGTFSKGTLPLSKLIENARKIWESKGLCNVSQKDSHTFLLKFRSEMEMNAVLARGTWYFERKPLLLRAWGTDFGSEKISSIPLWVRFRNLPDYYWTREGLSCVASSVGPPICADKVTSQLNPVQFAKTCVRYKLGDPLPEKIKVAVMDVNSKELSKTDFAEVDVSYPQRPMNETCSVEAVEEIPATAEKNQDPPVFEKPPVEVKDDGGNCSNAAEGWTTVGRKPIPSKPCPNPISSADLVELPIYKALAKSMSKRLNNKISYYKDFIASRKLGLIALLETHVKEENAAFISKQVAPKFTWLFNYEHHSNGRIWLGWDPGFWSISDVHVHSQHISCKVSSISLNDAFFASFIYASNDYIERRLLWNDLLNHNANLVVVSSMPWTGGLSIDIREFRDFTDSADVFDLNYSGQFFTWWDCNHSNATQRKLDRVLVNASWINFFSMSTAHFPSRGLSDHCPAITYLGISAPKVFKPFQIFQHVIQHSDFLSTVEEAWNIVTHGEPWYVLSTKIKRVKAGLKRLHNSCGNLHEAVIQARHALTSFQEGMSFSAPPDVFKTKESLCLDLQRALSAEEIFLKQKSRVQWLELGDGNNSFFHRACKSRWNVNKILMLEDRLGNTLTSHEDIASTAVDYFKELLGTSNCYEPFDWNITLPQLSSSQQSFLCTSFSSNDIFSAFKSMGKKKSPGPDGLTPEFFLAAWGIIGDDVIRGIKYFFDTLELPRIINSAAISLVQKCDNPSRMKHFRPISCCNTLYKCIAKLLAGRIQKIIASLVSINQSAFVPKRLIGDNIMLVQALCKDYHRQDGVPRCAFKLDIHKAFDSLNWDFLFAAMENMRFPEFFIRWIKKCISRCMLSVKINGVLEGYFQCKSGLRQGDPLSPYLFVLSMEILTIYLNTTLQNCDSFVHHWSTKQLKLSHVIFADDIFVFCKGEQASIMTLLDTVSLFCDCSGLKLNKEKCRAFFCNVPDDLVLSTMNDYGFAQGTLPITYLGLPLITSRLTTSLCDPLIHRLCKRIEGWVVRTLRYSGRLQLIKSVLQAIQGYCSIYLFLPKGVIKHIQSILGKFLWGGSLEGRCHYNVAWADCCFKKEEGGLGVRDLFDWNKSAIFLQIWRLSHPNPSSIWILWVHSCLLKHKAFWTAKIPYKCPWNLRKIFNARYEALQFISVSFNENSGFKLWHDPWLINEPLIQKFGEGFISVMESSSSATVGSIISNGQWSVATSNDLRAVHFRSLLFARQIGAIDIMFCNGVHPVNLNVIWDSIRRRGTPEGWLPLIWNRFHIPACSFISWLACRERLLTKDRMLLFHMNTDPKCVLCLSCDEDTEHLFSQCPYSYLILRACPFSPVLNWRRWMQGDFFGEPKSSFQKNFVFLYTTAAIYLIWRERTSRVHGKGNVPVAQLINLVKRMVREKLCTCNDFCRELSRDPSISHILY